The Mauremys reevesii isolate NIE-2019 linkage group 1, ASM1616193v1, whole genome shotgun sequence genome segment AAAGAAAGGAAGTGTTATCTGTAGTTATTGTGTTCAAGTGACTGTTTCTGGTCACCACATTCTTCCAAGATTTTAGAATGAGTAGTTTTCATTTTTTcacacctgatttttttttcatagagtggaagaggaaaacaagcattCTTGCTTTAAGAAAATTTCAATTCTCAACTTTGACTGAGCTAGTCATTGagctgaactagttgaataaatttgaaattaagaaaatattcTCTGTACACCTGCAAAAGAGGCTACTGCtctcaaaagctggtttagcacttcagtgAACTCTAGTTCCAAGTGCTCTGTCAGCCACTTTCACtaattcagtggtttgactttcttttaaaacttttagCAGAGAACATGTACTTCTTGAATATtatctttttataattaatttatgTGATTTTAGTAGATTATAGTTAGTTTGTTATAATTTTAAacagggtttatttttaaaagagaaatctttttaattgaaataaaatttaatttaaaaaattgatttttatgcATCCTGATTGTCTGCCAATCCCTGTGCTGTAAACAATGTTTGGcacgtggcctgtcagggtaagccgcctggcgggccgggccggtttgtttacctgccgcgtccacaggttcagccgatcgcagatcccactggccacggttcgctgttccaggccagtgggggcggcgggaagtggcgcgggctgagggatgtgctggcctccgcttcccgccgcccccattggcctggagcagcaaaccatggccagggagccgtgattggccgaacctgtggacggcaggtaaacaaaccggcccggcctgccaaaCGTTGCCAATCCCTGTTATAGCATATCTGATCAACTCTTCGTTTTTCATATAAGCTTTGTgttctgtgcctagcacaatggggtcctgttcaggactggggcttctagggtctactgcaatataaataaacaataataacaaTATTATTAGCAGTATTGTAGTAGCCCCCAAAGGCTCTGCTAGTTTGTTGTTACCATAGATTCTTAGCACCACACAATCTGTAatgcatttatcttcacaacaccctggTGAGataagtactattatccccattgtacagcaCTGtacagaactgaggcacagagagaggagaTGACTTactcagggtcacacaggaagtctgtgccagggcagggagttgaacccaggtcacTCAAGACcaaggctagtgccctaaccattgaATTATCCTTCCTTGCTAGGTACTTCTATAGCTATACAGGACAATATGATGCCTTCCCCAAGGAGCTTGCAGTCTGTACATTAATTCAATATATAATTTGAATAGTTTTGTGTGTGCAGTATTAGTTCATAGTTCTCACTAATGGAATTCCATAAGTGTGCACAAGCATGTACATACAATACAAGCTTCTTGTGTGTCGTGATAAATGCTACTTGGCTCGTGAATGCTAGATGGACCATGTCATCCAGGAAGGCCCAGATTAATTAAAATGAGATTAATTATCAATTATTATTCGTGCTTGTGCTTGAGCAGTACTTGTCCAAAACCATTACCAATAGAAACGTAGCATCTGGATATGAATGAAATATTTGTCAACCTTGATTATGAATGTGATGAGCAATCATATGTTGGTTACAGGTGGCTGATTGCTTTTATCTACGGTTATAGTATTTTACTTGTCCCCTCACCCCCATTTTTTTATGTTGTCTCTAGATGCTCCTGTTAGCAGCATAGCCCTTCGGAAATCTGGGGATTATGTTGTTACCCTAGGAACCAGGTTTGCTGCTGTAAAATGGAAAGACCAGTCAGTAACCACCATTGTTCATGTTGACAAGGATAAACCAAACAACAGATTCAATGATGGGAAAGTGGACCCTGCAGGGAGGTTTTTTGCAGGTATGCTGGACATAGTTCCCAGTCCTCTTCAGTAAATTTTTCCCAAGATTTTAGGGACAATTTGTAAAGAACCCTGGCAGATGCACCAAGTGTCTGTCGTTCAAGTTGTGGTAGTCTTCTTACTTCCAAACCACACCAAATCTACTTCTAAAtgcaatattgatttaaaaaatgtatcaccCCAGAGCACtattctattaatttttttttaagggacgTTCTTATTTAGAACTTGCTTAGTATAAAAATTATTATCTTGTCTCAGATGTTGGCACGCATGACTTGTTTTGAATGCACTTGGAAAATACCAGTGCAAATATGTTTACAGTGGAAAACTTGCCATgccaagcaggggcagctctaggatttccgtcgccccaagcagggcggcacgccgcggggggcgctctggcggtcgtcggtcccgcggctgcggtggacctcctgcagacgtgcctgcggagggtccgctggtcccgcggctccggtggacctcccgcaggcacgtctgcgggaggtccaccggagccgcgggaccagcggaccgtctgcaggcacgtctgcgggaggtccaccggagctgcctgccgccctcccgcgggacgccgccccaagcgtgcgcttggtgcgctggggtctggagccggtccTGATGCCAAGTTATTGTTTGTTTCCCATACACTGAATATAGATATTTGTAAAAACAATTTAAGCATACAGCAAAGTGTTTTCAAACCAGGGAGAGTGTCTGAAGTTAAACCTTGAAATTTCAAACATATATTAATTTTCTCttactgacccccccccccgcccccagttatCTCTATATTTGTGGTATAACTTGTCATTTAAGATTTTGAGACTTCTGTAGCCCTGATTCTAAAGTTAGTGCAGTTTTTTCCTATGTTTGTGGGTTTTTCGGGGAGGAAGGGCATTAAATTGTGATGACCATCTTAATGTTTGAAAACACTAGATAATTAACAATGATTGCCTTCAACTCCTTTGCagccacaatttaaaaaaaaaatctttaattttatttgtcaTCTTCTGGTAAATGCACACAATCAAATTTGCCTTCTCCCTTTTGGTTTTAACTAAATCTCTTTTTTGAATGTTTTAAGAAGAAAACCTAGTCAAAGTTAGAGGGAATTTTATGTCAGAGGCAGTCATCGCCACTGTATAAGGAGTGCATTTGGTTTCTGTGGAGCTGTGCTTTCTAATGAATGACCCTCTCATTCTTGTAGGTACCATGGCTGAGGAGATTCGACCTGCTGTGCTAGAGAGACACCAAGGTGCTCTGTATACACTCTTCCCTGATCATTCTGTAGTGAAGCACTTTGATCAGGTGGACATCTCTAATGGCTTGGATTGGTCACTGGATCACAAGACTTTCTTTTACATTGATAGCCTGTCCTACTCTGTGGATGCCTTTGATTATGACCTGCAAACAGGAAAAATTTGTACGAATTCTTTTCTTATGCTAAAATATTTGAAAGTTACTTTCTGTGCAGTTTTTTCTTTCAACTATTAAGCAAAAAATCAATTGTGACCCAGGCCCTACTTATGCCTGTGGTCCTAGAACATTATTTTTTGAGTTAGTTTAAATGTGGTTTGGCTTCATCCATGCTGGACATCAAAACTCTGTTTAAAACAAGTTAGCAGaaactgggttaaaaaaacaGCTCATCTAAGTAGGTTCCTGGCTCAGAGTAATTAGATGGGTTGGTTCATATTAGGACATTATTGAATTATATATCAGGGTTTAAATAATTAACCTGAATAATTGTTAAAATTCATTTTATCTATTGCAGTCTATGCTGAGCCTGTACATTGTACATTCATTGATTATACACTCTCAATTCACATCTAATGTTCCTGTGTTACCAAGTATGAAGCATTTTTGCCTCATTATACTCCAATGGCTATGCTGTCTGTTATTATGAAATAGTAGGTGAATTAGCAGAGAATTTTGTAGTGCATCTTTTCAAAGTATAAAACATGCTACACTTTTATAGTGTGTGCATTCATATTGTTTTAAAATAGAAATCCCTAAATGAAGAAGATCCTAGAGAGCCAACCAACTGCTGAAAACTAGTAACTCAAACAGCATCTTCCCCCATTtatgggggcgggagggaacCCAACACCACAACCGAAGGTCTTTTCACAGGCGTGGGCAAATGAAAAAAACTCCTCCAACTTGGACTCTTAACAATTTGATTTAAAGTGACATGAGCCATAATAATTCGTTTTAAAGAGATGCCATCAGTttgaaatctggtcagttttaAAATTGAGTTTAAGTAGTTTTAGGTATGATGTCTGCCCCAAGTCCCATTGCTATATTGGTggtttacaatcacatttttctattttaaaaagccCCATGCAGGCAGAAGAAACGTATGAACAAACTGACTCTGACAGTCAATTGTCAAAACGCAGAATAAACAAGCTAGAACAGTTGGATTTTCTTTTGTTAATATCTTGTAATAATAGTGGGTGGCAGAATGTTCATATAAATTgcaggtttttttaaactgacagtgTCTCTTTGAGTTAATGGTTTTCCCAACTTTGAATGTCAGCTTTCTGTTGGAACAATTGGTGGTGTGTTCTGGGACTCCCTTTATTGAGATGGCTCCAGTTCTCAGTTTGATTGAAAAAATCCATTTATGAAATGGCCAAGACAGCGTATAAAATGTTGTACAGGTGCAAAAGAGTCAGATTTGGAATACACAAATTATTAATTACTATAATATATTCAATCATTCCCTAATTTGTAGTTGGGGGGGAAAAATGGTTGACACATCAGAAGAGAGCACCAAAAATAATTGTTGTGTTTTTGACAGTCAAACTGACTTGCAGGCTGTCAAGCTGAATAATAACCATCTGCAGAAACAAACTGATCTTATATACTCTCTCATCTGCAAGAGTGCAGGGAGCTGGATTCAGTGCAGCATTAGAAAATCATCCTTCTTAGCTATTTCTAGGAGTATGACTTAGGAAAATGTTAACTCACAATAACTTAATATCTCACTTAGTGTACGATGCCTGTTGATTTCCTTTTGCAGCCAATCGCAGGAGTATGTACAAGCTAGAAAAGGAAGAAAGCATCCCTGATGGAATGTGTATTGACATAGAAGGCAAACTCTGGGTAGCCTGTTATGATGG includes the following:
- the LOC120395204 gene encoding regucalcin, with the translated sequence MSSVKIECVVNENCKIGESPVWEEKESSLIYVDISGKKICRWNSFTKQVQSVSVDAPVSSIALRKSGDYVVTLGTRFAAVKWKDQSVTTIVHVDKDKPNNRFNDGKVDPAGRFFAGTMAEEIRPAVLERHQGALYTLFPDHSVVKHFDQVDISNGLDWSLDHKTFFYIDSLSYSVDAFDYDLQTGKISNRRSMYKLEKEESIPDGMCIDIEGKLWVACYDGGRVIRLDPETGKRIQTVKLPVDKTTSCCFGGKDYSEMYVTSACQGMDDESFSRQPQAGGIFKITGLGVKGVPPHSFAG